One segment of Thamnophis elegans isolate rThaEle1 chromosome 16, rThaEle1.pri, whole genome shotgun sequence DNA contains the following:
- the LOC116518985 gene encoding LOW QUALITY PROTEIN: myotubularin-related protein 10-like (The sequence of the model RefSeq protein was modified relative to this genomic sequence to represent the inferred CDS: inserted 1 base in 1 codon) — translation MFSLRAPKATFKSYLLPQAEDKIIPEPRLKKLEPALLPGEIVVNEVNFVRKCIATDTSQYDLWGXLVCSNFKISFITDDTLPLQKFQYRNLLLGEHDVALTCVEQIVTVNDTKRKQKVLGPNQKLKFNPTELIIYCKDFRIVRFRFDEAGPESAKKVCLAIAHYSQPADLQLLFAFEYVGKKYHNPAKKVNGIDPGGGGGGGGYGIHHQTPLFETFSDWDREIKRTGASEWRVCSVNEGYMISTSLPEYFVVPSSLADQDLKLYSYSFTGRRMPMWCWNHSNGNALVRMAHIKDSLQQRKIDQRICNAVTRSHPQRSDVYKSDLEKCLPNIQEIQTAFLKLKQLCVNEPFEETEEKWLSLLDNSRWLEYVRIFLKLSAELVYMLDSKHVSVILQEEEGRDLSCCVASLIQVMLDPHFRTIAGFQSLIQKEWVMAGHPFLDRCNHLKKSDKESPLFLVFLDCVWQLLEQYPSAFEFSEAYLTILFDSTHISLFGTFLFNSPHQRVKQSTEFAISKNIQLGDEKGLKFPSVWDWSLQLTPRDRLLFHNPLYIGKSTPCVCNGTVKSFKRSKKNYSSTLRGFPSSLKNGIINEQDFFPRRNSLILKLRPDFLHHMDNTTNGMEQYFRDWFSKPADLHGVILPRLSGTQIKLWKLCYFRWVPEAQIKHGGSIAAFHKISLLADEVESLSRSLRQHNGNPPLLANASEQDQSRLYFRAHGLNDGPATADFLSSAFPFSPVGNLCRRSILGTPLSKFLSGAKIWLSTETLANED, via the exons gcGAAATTGTGGTCAACGAAGTGAACTTTGTGAGGAAATGCATCGCAACGGACACCAGCCAATACGACCTCTGGG AACTGGTCTGCAGCAACTTCAAGATATCCTTCATTACAGACGACACTCTCCCTCTTCAG AAGTTCCAATACAGAAATCTTCTCCTCGGAGAACACGATGTTGCCTTGACATGCGTAGAACAAATTGTCACAG TGAACGATACCAAGAGGAAGCAGAAAGTCCTGGGCCCCAACCAGAAGCTGAAGTTTAACCCAACGGAATTGATTATTTACTGCAAGGACTTTCGGATTGTCCGTTTTCGTTTTGATGAAGCCGGACCGGAAAGTGCTAAAAAG gTGTGTCTTGCAATAGCACACTACTCACAACCGGCAGACCTCCAGCTCCTTTTTGCCTTTGAATATGTGGGCAAGAAATATCACAATCCAG CAAAAAAGGTGAATGGAATAGaccccggaggaggaggaggaggcggtggtTATGGTATTCATCACCAAACTCCCCTCTTTGAAACCTTCTCCGACTGGGATAGAGAGATCAAGAGGACGGGAGCCTCCGAATGGCGCGTCTGTTCCGTGAACGAAGGCTACATGATATCCACCAG TCTTCCAGAATATTTTGTGGTCCCCTCCTCTCTGGCGGATCAAGATCTGAAGCTGTATTCTTACTCCTTCACCGGACGACGGATGCCA ATGTGGTGTTGGAACCATTCCAACGGGAACGCTCTGGTGAGAATGGCCCACATCAAGGACAGCCTGCAGCAACGAAAAATAGACCAACG GATTTGCAACGCCGTCACCAGAAGCCACCCCCAGAGGAGCGACGTTTACAAATCTGACTTGGAGAAATGCCTGCCGAATATTCAAGAAATCCAGACGGCCTTTCTCAAACTGAAGCAGTTGTGTGTGAATG agCCTTTTGAAGAAACGGAGGAGAAGTGGCTGTCCTTGCTGGATAATTCGCGTTGGCTAGAGTACGTGAG AATCTTCCTGAAGCTTTCTGCAGAACTGGTCTACATGCTGGACAGCAAACACGTTTCAGTAATTTTGCAAG AGGAAGAAGGGCGAGACCTAAGCTGCTGTGTGGCATCTCTTATCCAAGTGATGTTGGATCCTCATTTTCGGACCATCGCTGGATTTCAGAGCCTGATTCAGAAGGAGTGGGTCATGGCAGGACACCCGTTTCTGGACAGGTGCAATCACTTGAAGAAATCTGACAAAGAG TCTCCGTTGTTCCTGGTGTTCCTTGACTGTGTCTGGCAGCTGCTTGAGCAGTACCCGTCGGCCTTCGAGTTTTCCGAAGCCTACTTGACCATATTGTTCGACAGCACACACATCTCACTGTTTGGTACTTTCCTCTTCAATTCTCCACATCAGAGAGTGAAGCAGAGCACG GAATTCGCCATCAGCAAAAATATCCAGCTGGGTGACGAGAAAGGCCTGAAATTCCCTTCCGTTTGGGATTGGTCCCTTCAGCTCACACCGCGGGACCGCCTGTTGTTCCACAACCCCCTGTACATTGGGAAGAGCACACCCTGTGTGTGCAACGGGACCGTGAAATCCTTTAAACGATCAAAG aAGAACTACAGCTCAACCCTCAGAGGCTTCCCATCCTCCCTCAAGAACGGCATCATCAACGAACAAGACTTCTTCCCCAGAAGGAACTCCCTGATCCTCAAACTAAGACCCGACTTCCTTCATCACATGGACAACACTACCAACGGCATGGAACAGTATTTCCGAGACTGGTTCTCCAAGCCAGCGGACCTTCACGGCGTGATCCTACCCCGCCTCTCCGGGACGCAGATCAAACTCTGGAAACTCTGCTACTTCCGTTGGGTCCCCGAGGCCCAGATCAAGCACGGCGGTTCCATCGCAGCCTTCCACAAGATCTCTCTGTTGGCCGACGAGGTGGAATCCTTGAGCCGGAGCTTGAGGCAACACAACGGCAACCCCCCGTTGTTGGCCAACGCATCCGAGCAGGACCAGAGTCGGCTGTATTTCCGAGCCCACGGGCTCAATGACGGCCCCGCCACGGCCGACTTCCTCTCTTCCGCTTTTCCATTCTCCCCCGTGGGCAACCTTTGCCGGCGCAGCATCCTGGGCACGCCTCTGAGCAAGTTCTTGAGCGGTGCCAAAATCTGGTTGTCCACCGAGACCCTTGCCAACGAAGACTAA
- the LOC116518984 gene encoding fanconi-associated nuclease 1-like encodes MAEDGPPDQKRPRRKLFLSKSNKNPARKNGRGGLSAAPESPSILSLFNNAPPARIACPLCGQTIPRYTINQHIDEECKNNQNEDNVDATGLTSAVAPGPSAEPGPVSSSPYFAAKLSTPEKNRSLSRGDNRETERESGEQTSPYFKKVGKPALLDDQLRDGAIKNISVRTLSTRLSRRWRGRSRDGLTQGGQPSPSQDGIPEQKPNQKPWGEDSLKEDQLSPSRFGWATGALNKEGDNSSLGQENDPRFLSDGLNDPALVSLTCRELGLPRKGHQQVSNPQRDPDVQQLGISSVVEEEGVTASYPKGEPPKLESQSFSSDKPDPRIEEDNHHEMQKFSSSTGDGMERLSMDDEAGAGIEVEDELCLATLEKASFPHSSEEVGPGLDSAGHPYYLRNFLMVLEAVLENEDDRRLFSEGDSEVIAQFYKLSAGGQKLYVRLFQRKLAWIKTNKIEYEEISSELSPVILELVEAGFLQSEAELQNLPEVLDLLSAPELKALAKEFHLKNPTSPKQQLLEDFLRLARQRSIFGTCQAGIGSVILKRAKVLAGKCIKVCREARTVFSRVLLLFSLTDPMEEEEAGSGGQRQLSTVLMVNMGRTVFPTYTVNRKTPIFQDRDDFLRYAAAAHTSNDISVAMTGGKWEEARCLYETAKASWQELKGHPSLSHHRALPEYLRRFTVGWVYTRILSHGVEILQRLHMYQEAVEQLQELLAQEDYCVDSRGQWWERLALNLHQHLKDTKKAVASIRKGLLDPFLRPGHRLGLSQRVQRMKDAPSCQRFKRLLLDLPLLSVDDVTHVTIKGKLCPQTGMGKSVFILESQTEGAELLAVVCSVEELALAHYKQQGFDQGIHGEGSTFTALFGLLMWDVLFMDGIPDVFRNPYQAFPLDLYTSSFYKNRRSAIKPRLQSVHEASTETLQEWVGEVWAAQKGKASGLIDWDRFSSLQQAQSLVCCLGGPFLSGVCRRLSQDLRHCRGGLPDLVVWSTGSRQYKLVEVKGPGDRLSHKQTVWLDELQKLGASVEVCHVEAVGAKSQRLG; translated from the exons ATGGCAGAGGACGGGCCTCCGGACCAGAAAAGACCCAGGAGAAAATTGTTCCTCTCTAAGAGCAATAAAAACCCCGCAAGGAAAAATGGCAGAGGGGGGCTGTCTGCAGCCCCAGagtctccttccattctttcccttTTTAACAATGCTCCCCCCGCCAGAATTGCTTGTCCCTTGTGTGGCCAGACGATACCAAGGTACACAATCAACCAGCACATTGACGAAGAATGCAAAAATAATCAGAATGAGGACAATGTGGATGCAACTGGCTTAACGTCCGCTGTCGCCCCCGGGCCGTCAGCTGAACCTGGGCCTGTCAGTTCGAGTCCATATTTTGCCGCTAAGCTCTCAACACCTGAGAAAAATCGTAGCCTTTCCAGAGGAGACAATCGGGAAACAGAAAGGGAGTCAGGAGAACAGACCAGTCCTTATTTCAAGAAAGTTGGAAAACCAGCCCTGCTTGATGACCAACTTAGAGATGGTGCCATTAAAAATATCTCCGTGAGAACCCTGTCCACCAGATTGTCCAGGAGGTGGCGTGGTCGCAGCAGGGATGGGTTGACTCAAGGTGGCCAACCTTCTCCATCTCAAGATGGCATCCCAGAGCAGAAACCTAACCAGAAACCTTGGGGTGAAGATTCCCTGAAGGAGGACCAGTTGTCCCCATCAAGATTCGGATGGGCAACTGGAGCTCTGAATAAGGAGGGTGATAACTCAAGTTTGGGGCAAGAAAATGACCCAAGATTTCTCTCTGATGGCCTGAATGATCCTGCTCTGGTATCACTCACGTGCAGAGAACTTGGGCTGCCAAGAAAAGGCCACCAGCAGGTAAGCAACCCCCAGAGGGATCCAGATGTTCAACAGTTGGGAATTTCTTCAGTAGTTGAGGAGGAAGGGGTGACAGCCAGTTATCCGAAAGGAGAGCCACCCAAGTTGGAATCCCAGAGTTTCTCCTCCGACAAGCCAGATCCAAGGATAGAAGAAGACAATCACCATGAGATGCAAAAGTTCTCCAGTTCCACAGGAGATGGGATGGAACGGCTTTCTATGGACGATGAGGCAGGGGCCGGAATTGAAGTGGAGGATGAATTATGTTTGGCAACTTTAGAAAAAGCCAGTTTTCCACATtcaagtgaggaggttgggcctGGCCTGGATTCAGCTGGACACCCCTATTACCTCCGAAATTTCCTCATGGTCCTGGAGGCCGTGCTGGAGAACGAAGATGACCGGAGACTCTTCAGTGAGGGCGATTCGGAGGTCATTGCTCAGTTCTACAAGCTTTCAG CCGGTGGACAGAAACTCTACGTCCGGCTTTTCCAGCGTAAATTGGCCTGGATAAAGacgaataaaatagaatatgaagAGATCAGCTCAGAACTTTCACCGGTCATCCTAGAGCTTGTTGAAGCAGGGTTCCTGCAGTCAG AGGCCGAATTGCAAAACCTGccggaagtccttgacttactttcTGCCCCCGAGTTGAAAGCTTTAGCGAAAGAATTTCACTTGAAAAACCCAACTTCTCCCAAACAGCAACTTCTGGAAGATTTCCTCCGGTTGGCAAGACAGCGCTCCATCTTTGGCACGTGCCAAGCTGGGATTGGCAGTGTCATTCTAAagag GGCTAAAGTCCTTGCGGGGAAATGCATCAAGGTTTGTCGTGAGGCCCGGACTGTTTTTTCCCGCGTGCTGCTGCTTTTCTCCCTGACGGATCccatggaggaggaagaagccgGAAGTGGCGGCCAAAGGCAACTTTCTACGGTGCTGATGGTCAACATGGGCCGGACCGTCTTCCCCACTTACACAGTCAACAGGAAAACGCCAATATTTCAAGATCGGGATGATTTCCTTCG GTACGCTGCCGCTGCGCACACCTCCAATGACATTTCCGTGGCCATGACCGGCGGGAAGTGGGAAGAGGCGCGCTGCCTGTACGAGACCGCGAAAGCATCTTGGCAGGAGCTGAAGGGACACCCTTCCCTCAG CCATCACCGAGCCCTCCCAGAATACCTGCGGCGTTTCACCGTGGGGTGGGTGTACACCCGGATCCTGTCGCACGGGGTGGAGATCCTGCAGAGGCTTCACATGTACCAG GAGGCCGTGGAGCAGCTGCAAGAACTCCTGGCTCAGGAAGACTACTGCGTGGACAGCCGAGGGCAGTGGTGGGAGCGCCTAGCTCTGAACTTACACCAGCATTTGAAAGACACCAAGAAG GCTGTGGCGTCCATCCGGAAAGGCCTCCTGGATCCCTTCCTTCGTCCAGGCCACCGGCTCGGACTCTCCCAGCGAGTCCAAAGGATGAAGGACGCCCCGTCCTGCCAGAGGTTCAAGCGTCTTCTTCTCGACctgcctctcctctctgtggatgACGTTACCCAC GTGACCATCAAGGGAAAACTGTGCCCACAGACCGGGATGGGCAAATCCGTGTTTATCCTGGAGAGTCAAACGGAGGGAGCAGAACTCTTGGCGGTGGTCTGCTCCGTTGAGGAACTGGCCTTAGCCCACTACAAGCAACAGGGCTTCGATCAAG GCATCCATGGCGAAGGGTCTACATTTACTGCCCTCTTTGGGCTCCTGATGTGGGACGTCCTTTTCATGGATGGCATCCCCGACGTCTTCAGGAACCCATACCAG GCTTTCCCCCTGGACCTCTACACCAGCAGTTTTTACAAGAACCGCCGGTCGGCCATCAAGCCTAGGTTGCAGTCGGTGCACGAGGCCTCGACGGAGACCCTCCAGGAGTGGGTGGGCGAAGTGTGGGCTGCCCAGAAGGGCAAAGCGTCAGGGCTGATCGACTGGGACCGCTTCTCTTCCCTCCAGCAAGCCCAG AGCCTGGTCTGCTGCTTAGGGGGGCCTTTTCTGAGTGGAGTTTGCCGGCGTCTCTCCCAAGATCTACGCCACTGTAGGGGGGGCCTCCCCGATCTTGTCGTCTGGAGCACGGGAAGCCGACAATATAAG TTGGTGGAGGTGAAGGGCCCCGGTGATCGGCTTTCGCACAAGCAGACGGTGTGGCTGGACGAGCTGCAGAAGCTGGGCGCGTCGGTCGAAGTTTGCCACGTAGAGGCCGTCGGGGCTAAAAGTCAGCGCCTTGGGTGA